The nucleotide sequence CACCGGCGCGCCGGTTCCCGCAGGCGCAACCGCTGTGCAGAAAGTCGAAGTCACCGAAAGCGACGCCCTCACCGTCACCATCAAAGAGCCTGTAAAACCGGGGCAATTCATCACTCCACGCGCCAGCGAAATCAATGCAGGCGAAACCATCACCCGCGCCGGACGTCGCATCGATGCGGCGGAAATGGCGGTGCTCGCCTCATTCGGTTACCCGCAAGTGAAAGTGTTTCGCCGTCCGCGTGTCGCCGTTTTATCGACCGGCAGCGAACTCGTCGAGGTTTCTCAAAAACCGGTTGAGGCGCAAATTCGCAACTCGAACAGTTACAGCATTGCCGCTTATGTTGAACGCGCCGGTGGTGTGGTGGAAAATTTAGGGACGGTAATTGATACGCCTGAAGCCACCCGCGAAGCCTTGCTCAAAGCCTTTGAGCATCGCGATGTGGTGATTACCTCTGGCGGCGTTTCGATGGGCGATTACGATTTGGTGAAAGCGACACTCAAAGAACTCGGCGCAGAAATCTATTTCGATAAAGTCATCATACGCCCCGGAAAACCTACGGTTTTCGCTCGACGCGACGACACCTGGTTTTTCGGATTGCCGGGAAATCCCGTATCAACTTCGGTGACTTTCAATGTGTTTGCGCGACCCGCTTTGCGAATTTTGCAAGGCGATAGCGAACCCCTATTGCCGACCATTCACGCGGAACTTGTCAGCGGCATTAAAGACGCTTCGAGTCGTCGAAGTTTTCTGCCCGCGCGGTTATTCGTTAAAGATGGTCGCGCATTGGTTGAATCGTTAAAATGGGGCGGGTCATCTGACCTGGTCGCGTTTATGAATGCCAATGCCTTGATTATCGCGCGCGAACAGGTTCACGAAATCGCCGCCGGGAGTTTGGTTGAAGTTTTAACTTTGAATGAATTTTAATGTCGGAAAAAAACACAGAGCAGAAGAAAGGGAGAGGGGGAGAAAGGGAGAAAGGGAGAGAGGGATGCCCTGCATCTTCTGTCGTTCCTCTTTTGCTTGTTTCCTCTGTGTCTCTGTGTCTCGGTGGTGAATCATAATTATGCCGTTTACCCATTTAGATGAAGAAGGTCGGGCGCGCATGGTTGATGTGAGCGCCAAACCTGTGACCACGCGCGCGGCGGTTGCCAGTGGCTTTGTGCGCATGTCGGCAGCGACCATCGAAGCGATTCGCCATCAGCAAACCCCGAAAGGCGACCCGTTTGAAGTGGCGCGCATCGCTGGCATCATGGCTGCCAAACGCACTGCCGAACTCATTCCGCTTTGTCACCCGTTGCCGTTGAATTATGCCGATGTGCAATTGGAAATTGGTGATGAGGGCATTGCAATAACTGCCACGACGCGCATCGACAGTAAAACCGGCGTCGAAATGGAAGCCTTGACGGCGGTCGCCGTCGCGGCGCTTACGCTTTACGATATGTGCAAAGCGATTGATAAAAGCATGGTGATTTCAGACATTCGATTGGAATCCAAAACCGGTGGTATTTCGGGAGATTATCAGAGAGAAACTCAGCCGTGAGCCGTAAACATCATTCTCACCTCAACGAAATCGAACAGGCGATTGCCTCACACTTCGGCTGGAAAATTACCGATGAGTGGCGCGAGAAATTAGCCCTTGAAGTCAAACGCAAAGCCGAAAAGTTACAGGTTGATGAAGCCGAGTATTGTTTGAAAGCCGCGCATACGACTGCCGAACTCGAAGTGCTTGCCGATTTGCTCTCGCATAATGAAACCCGTTTTTTCCGCGAACGTGAACAGATTCATACGCTCAGCCAGCAAGTGATTCCACAATTGATTGCCGCGCGCGCGCCGGAAAAAATTTTGAATGTCTGGAGCGCGGCGTGTTCAACCGGCGAAGAGGCGTACACCATTGCTATGCTGATTTGCGAAGCCATTCCTGCGAATGAAAAATGGCAAGTGCATATTCTGGCAACCGACCTGCGCGGCAAAGCGATACTCACCGCAATGCGTGGCGCGTACCCGGCATCGGCTCTGGTATTGATTGATCCGCTGCTGCGCGAACGTTATTTTTCAACGGCTGCGGGTAACGGGCAGGGAAGTCTGCTCGGTTACGAGCAATCATTCGATGTCGTGAGAGAGTTGAAAGAGTGGGTTACCTTTCGTCGCGCCAATCTCTATGATCAGAATTTCTGGCGGAGTTTGCGCCAGCAGTTTGATTTGATCGTTTGTAATAATTTGCTGATGCACTTTCATCCGATAGGCGTTCATCAGACCGTCGAACGGCTCGCCAAATCATTAAATCGCGGCGGCGTATTGACCGTCATCAAAGGCGAAGGGATGTTCATCGACCATTCAAGCCTGAAACGTGACCAGGCATTTCCCGGCAACTTTTTCGTGAAAAAATAATCAACGATTTTTTTTCAACCCGACTTGTCGCATCGCTTCATGGATTTCCCGATTTTGCATAAACCATTTCCACACCTTGCCGCTGCGTAAATTTTCGGCGCTCAGTAAGGTGATGCCGACATCGATACCAATCACATCCGAGTTCACCCAGCCGGTTTGCGGATTGAAAGCATCGACGAATCCGTATCTGCCATAAATTTTATCGCCGAATTTTGCTTTCATCTCTTTAAGCGCCGCAAGGCAAATATCCGGCGCGAACATCAATGAACCGCCCGCCGCGTAAGGCACAACCGTGCCATCGGTTGCCGGGTCAAGCGGCGGACCGCCCCAGGAGATGTAACCTTTCTGGCTATCGGATGCCGTGATGCCCCACAGATTTTCCGAGTAACCGGTAAACCCGAGTTTATTGAGGCTCATGCAAAATTCCCGATGAGCGCGGGTCGCCGCGATTGAGTTGGCGAAGTAGTCAACATAAGGCGGCGCGGATTCGCTTCTGCCGCGAAAATCGACCCAGGCGTGTGAAAATTGTTGCACGAAAAGCGGCGCACCGGTGATGTAGGTGTATCCCGCAAAGGTTAGCCAATCGCGTCGCCACGCATACCACATACGCGCATCAGATGGGTGCGTCGGCGAACCGATTGCCAGTAAATCCAGCATCAAATGTTCGCTGAACTGATCCCAGCGACTTTCGAGAAAACCGCTTTCCGGTCTCCAGCCCATCGTCAAGGTCAACCTGCCGTTTTGCATCCACGCGAAATCAATGCGCTCGTAAATCAAGGTCGCCAGTCTGACGATTTCCGCATCGGTTTTGAATTTCTGTCTGGCAGTTAATATGCCGCCCAGCAAAAGCGTCGTGTCTATCGAAGAGATTTCGCTTTGCCAGCGCCGTTCGCCGCTTGACGGGTCGAGCCAGTGATAAAACCAGCCTTTTTCATTGAATGCCTGACCGGCGAAAAACCGTAACGTCTTGCGAATTCGTTCACGCGCCTCTTTATCGCTAATCCAGCCGCGCTCAGCGGCGATGCACAACCCTGTCAATCCGAAACCGGTTGACGCCGTGCTGGCGATGTTTTTACTCGGATGGGAATCGGGCAATGGCGAACCATCGCTGCGGGCGCGGTCAAGCACCAGACCATTTTCAGGATTTGCATGGTCTATGAAGTATTGAAAACTGCGGCGCGATAAATCTTCGAGAAAGGCATCATCGGCTTTCGAGATTTTGAAGCGCTCAGGATAGTCGATGGGTGGAAAAGATTGTTGGGCAAAACAGAGACTGCTTACCGCAAAAAAAATAGTGAGAATGAACGCAAGTTTGATTGGCAGCATGGGTTTTTGATTGAGGCAAGCGGCAGAGACCGCGATGCCAATACCTGTTGAGCGCCTTTGACACAATTCGACGCTCTTGTTTACGAAGGTTTTTTCACCGCAGAGACGCAGAGGTTGCGCAGAGAAAGCCTCATCCCTCTGCGCCGCCTCTGCGTTCTCTGCGTCTTTGCGGTGACTGACCATTTTTTGCCCGGTTAATTGAGAATCTATCGAATGTTGATTTATCACAGTCAAAGATTCTACGAAAATTTATTTTGCGGCAACCTCGAAACTCGATTCCAAACCGCCAACCGAACTGTTGCCGACGAAAACTTTGAACTCGCCCGGCTCCACCGTAAATTTCAGGGCGCGATTGTAAAAGCCTAAATGCTCAGGCGCGAGGGTAAATTCGACGCGCCGCTTTTCATTGGGCTTCAAACTGATGCGCTCAAACCCGCGCAACTCTTTTACCGGTCGGGTAATGCTTCCCGCCACATCGCGAATATAAAGTTGCACGACTTCATCACCGGCGCGTTTGCCGATGTTTTCAACCTCGATGCTCACTTTTATTTTGCCATTCGGTTGAATGCTTTTGGCGCTCAGTTGCAAATTCGACAGACGAAACTGTGTGTAACTCAAACCGTATCCGAACGGATAAAGTGGCGTCCACGCGACATCCAGATACTTCGAGGTATATTTGTTATTCGCATCCGGCGGACGACCGGTATTTTTATGGTTGTAATAAATCGGGCATTGTCCGACCGAACGCGGAAAGGTCACAGGCAATTTGCCGCCGGGGTTGACATCGCCAAATAAGACATCGGCAATCGCGTTGCCCGCTTGGGTTCCTGCAAACCAGGTTTCCAAAATCGCCGGGGCATTTTCAGCAACCCAGTTGATGGCAAGTGGTCTGCCGTTCATCAACACCACAACCGTCGGTTTGCCTGTGGCGATGATGGCTTTCACCAAATCGAGTTGTTTGCCGGGCAAATCAAGCGAACTGCGTGATGCAGCTTCGCCGCTCATATCGGCGGTTTCACCGACAGTGATAACGGCGACATCGGATTCACGCGCGGCGCGAATCGCTTCATCAAACCCTGCGGTTGAATCGCTGCCGACCTCGCAGCCTTTCGCATAAATGATTTTAGTTGATGAACCGACTTTTGCTTTGATTCCTGCAAGCAAGGTGACGGCATCTTCTTTTCTGCCGTCGCCCGACCACGAACCAATCATATCGAGTTGGCTGTCAGCCAATGCGCCAATCACCGCGATTGAATTTAAGTTTTTACTGAGCGGCAACGTCTCGCGTTCATTTTTCAGTAATACCATCGAACGCGCCGCCACTTCACGCGCCGCCGCTAAATTTTCTTTGCTTAAAATCGCTTGAGCCTCGCGCGATTCATCAACGAACGGTTTTTCAAAGAGCTTCAGTCGAAATTTGATTCTCAAAACTCGTCGCACCGCTTCATCAATGGTTGCCATGCTGAGTTTGCCTTCGCGGACGAGTTGCGCGCCGTTTTGATTGTAGAGGCGGCTCACCATCTCGATATCGACGCCCGCGTTCAGCGCGTGGCGCACCGCATCGGCTCCCGTAGGCGCGATGCCGTGATTCATCAATTCGCGCACCGATTCATAATCGCTCACCATAATGCCATCGAATTTCCATTCGTTGCGCAATACCTGAGTGAGGGTAAATGGATTTGCCGAACCCGGCACCCCATCGATGTCATTGAACGAACTCATAAAGGTGCCAACGCCGGCATCAAGCGCCGCTTTGAATGGCGGAAAATAGGTTTCCCGCAAATCTCTTTCGGTGAG is from Acidobacteriota bacterium and encodes:
- the bglX gene encoding beta-glucosidase BglX, with protein sequence MKVLKVNRLLLLPALLFLTLPSIALPPRNDSIESRINALLRRMTLEEKLGQLQQLDGEANGNFRPEHPEMIRKGTLGSTLNIRGAKRVNELQRIAVNESRLKIPMLFAFDVIHGYRTIFPVPLGEAASWDTAAVERAASVAASEASASGVRWTFAPMVDIARDARWGRIVEGAGEDTYLGMAMARARVQGFQGNDYSAPDKVVACAKHWVAYGAAEAGRDYNTTNLTERDLRETYFPPFKAALDAGVGTFMSSFNDIDGVPGSANPFTLTQVLRNEWKFDGIMVSDYESVRELMNHGIAPTGADAVRHALNAGVDIEMVSRLYNQNGAQLVREGKLSMATIDEAVRRVLRIKFRLKLFEKPFVDESREAQAILSKENLAAAREVAARSMVLLKNERETLPLSKNLNSIAVIGALADSQLDMIGSWSGDGRKEDAVTLLAGIKAKVGSSTKIIYAKGCEVGSDSTAGFDEAIRAARESDVAVITVGETADMSGEAASRSSLDLPGKQLDLVKAIIATGKPTVVVLMNGRPLAINWVAENAPAILETWFAGTQAGNAIADVLFGDVNPGGKLPVTFPRSVGQCPIYYNHKNTGRPPDANNKYTSKYLDVAWTPLYPFGYGLSYTQFRLSNLQLSAKSIQPNGKIKVSIEVENIGKRAGDEVVQLYIRDVAGSITRPVKELRGFERISLKPNEKRRVEFTLAPEHLGFYNRALKFTVEPGEFKVFVGNSSVGGLESSFEVAAK
- the glp gene encoding gephyrin-like molybdotransferase Glp translates to MITVDQALEIILHRVAPLGSESVALDAVYRRTLAEEVIADMDLPPFNRARMDGYALRAEDAQTAPVTLKLIGEIAAGASFNGEIKPGEAIKIFTGAPVPAGATAVQKVEVTESDALTVTIKEPVKPGQFITPRASEINAGETITRAGRRIDAAEMAVLASFGYPQVKVFRRPRVAVLSTGSELVEVSQKPVEAQIRNSNSYSIAAYVERAGGVVENLGTVIDTPEATREALLKAFEHRDVVITSGGVSMGDYDLVKATLKELGAEIYFDKVIIRPGKPTVFARRDDTWFFGLPGNPVSTSVTFNVFARPALRILQGDSEPLLPTIHAELVSGIKDASSRRSFLPARLFVKDGRALVESLKWGGSSDLVAFMNANALIIAREQVHEIAAGSLVEVLTLNEF
- a CDS encoding glucoamylase family protein; amino-acid sequence: MLPIKLAFILTIFFAVSSLCFAQQSFPPIDYPERFKISKADDAFLEDLSRRSFQYFIDHANPENGLVLDRARSDGSPLPDSHPSKNIASTASTGFGLTGLCIAAERGWISDKEARERIRKTLRFFAGQAFNEKGWFYHWLDPSSGERRWQSEISSIDTTLLLGGILTARQKFKTDAEIVRLATLIYERIDFAWMQNGRLTLTMGWRPESGFLESRWDQFSEHLMLDLLAIGSPTHPSDARMWYAWRRDWLTFAGYTYITGAPLFVQQFSHAWVDFRGRSESAPPYVDYFANSIAATRAHREFCMSLNKLGFTGYSENLWGITASDSQKGYISWGGPPLDPATDGTVVPYAAGGSLMFAPDICLAALKEMKAKFGDKIYGRYGFVDAFNPQTGWVNSDVIGIDVGITLLSAENLRSGKVWKWFMQNREIHEAMRQVGLKKNR
- the moaC gene encoding cyclic pyranopterin monophosphate synthase MoaC → MPFTHLDEEGRARMVDVSAKPVTTRAAVASGFVRMSAATIEAIRHQQTPKGDPFEVARIAGIMAAKRTAELIPLCHPLPLNYADVQLEIGDEGIAITATTRIDSKTGVEMEALTAVAVAALTLYDMCKAIDKSMVISDIRLESKTGGISGDYQRETQP
- a CDS encoding CheR family methyltransferase — protein: MSRKHHSHLNEIEQAIASHFGWKITDEWREKLALEVKRKAEKLQVDEAEYCLKAAHTTAELEVLADLLSHNETRFFREREQIHTLSQQVIPQLIAARAPEKILNVWSAACSTGEEAYTIAMLICEAIPANEKWQVHILATDLRGKAILTAMRGAYPASALVLIDPLLRERYFSTAAGNGQGSLLGYEQSFDVVRELKEWVTFRRANLYDQNFWRSLRQQFDLIVCNNLLMHFHPIGVHQTVERLAKSLNRGGVLTVIKGEGMFIDHSSLKRDQAFPGNFFVKK